The genomic interval tccggtacttgtaatagactttacaaaccagactgatctggttgagcacgacaatgaAAATTagataaaaaaattaaactaaatattgaaatttaaataaacattattacaaacaaaaattaaatgaaaattaaactaaataaaaaatagaaaataattaCAATcaaaaatgaaataaaaaataaaaattattacaaaacaaaaattaataaaataataaaaataattaaaacaaaaattaaaattaaattaaaaattttaagtaAACAATTTTTGTGTCAAATTACCTGCACTTTGCTCCCTCAATTAGAGTGCAGTTGCCTGGATTACAGCATGGATCTACTGCCTTACAACTGTCTACATCACTTGATCCACAGTCACACTCTTCATCGCCTTCCACGACTCCATTACCACATTGTGGATCTGGATTTGCTACGAGAGTGTTGTTAGAAGGTGAATAGATGTGAAACATACAAAGagcataaacacaaaaatgacaTTGACAAAAAAAGTGTACATACTGATAACATCCACTCTGCAGTTCAAACCTGCTACAAAGCATCCTCCTTTGGCGCTGATCACATCAGCCATAACAGGCTTGCTGCATGGAGAAAACTAATAGAAAACATTGCAATGTCAAGTAATagaagcaacacacacacgtacgcatgcatgcacgcatgcacgcgcacacacacacacacacacacacacacacacacacagtgacacacacacacacacacacacacacacacacacaaaattcaCGATTCAATGTGACCAGCTTGCTAGCAAGAATATGTCTCTGGACTATTCCAACATAATAGATCAATTTACTTGCTGGTTGTTTGACTTAGATCCATCTGTTGCGCTGGCAAACATGATGTAGTTTCCATTCGAATCACCAAACTCACCAGGACTGCATTCTTCACTCGCTTCATCATGCTGAAACAAGAAAGTAAAAAAGATAAAGAAACCTACCACATCGATCCTCAACGTCAAGTTTCTACATAcctacatgtgtgtgtgcatatgtgtgtgtgtgtgtgtgcacgtgtgagtgtgtgtgtgtgtgtgtgtgtgtgtgtgtgtgtgtgtgtgtgtgtgtgtgtgtgtgtgtgtgtgtgtgtgtgtgtgtgtgtgttcttacACACCATAACAATTGATTTATGTAAACAATACACACGTAACTTACCCATGAGCCAAAGTTGTGGCCAAGCTCATGcgttgttgtgattgttgaAACAGCACGAAGCACCTTGaataataaaacaaacaagcaatgtcATTATTAACAAGGAACATAGTTAAGAGTAAAAACTGACCCTCCTTTGATAGTTAAATAAAGTCGTAAATCCTGTGTTCAgactaaaatacaaaaatacacattaaactgttagttaatatcaataacagaatattgtattgtgatgAGTTATCTGTGTACCTACGATCACCATAGCGAGTTGTGATTCTTTCTGTTTCGCACACACCACCAGAACCAGAACCTACCAACAAAAACTaatgtcactgtgtttgtgtgtgtgtgtgtgtgtgtgtgtgtgtgtgtgtgtgtgtgtgtgtgtgtgtgtgtgtgcttgtctgtgtgtgtgtgtgtgtgtttgtccatgtgtgtgtccatgtgtgtgtgtgtgtgtgtgtttgtccatgtgtgtgcatgcgtgtgtgcccgtgtatgtgtgtgtctgtgcatctgtgtgtccatgtgtgtgtgtgtgtgtgtgtttgtccatgtgtgtgcacgtctgtgtgtgtgcatgtctgtgtgtgcatgtgagacTTCAGTGCTCAAAATTACTGCCGGTCATCGGTCAATGGCCGATCATATTTGGATAATGACCGGTGATAGTTGCTAATTACCGGTCAAGGTGACCGGTCAACTTTTGTAGGTCATTAATTAGTGATGAGAAGAGCTATCCCAGCTCTATGAAGAGCCAATTAAGTGTATAGCTAGTCTACATAGCTATgtgatattatatgttagctATGTACATCATTTAGCACCATCTATTTAgtctctgttcatgtgttggcCTCTGAATTTGTACTCTACAATCTATAGCACCGCCCAACTTTTACCTTATTTGTCAGGCCTCAATCATGTCTGCATGAGAGGGACAGCCCTGCATGTTTATCTAAGTCTTGTGAGAGGACCGTTTAGCTATTGTTGTGTTACTATGAAATGCCATAACATCTCTCGTGAattatgatacaatcagttaagTGGTCATGCTGTGTAAAGATTTGCTATGGTACATGGAACATGAGTACTTAATGACGTTAATTATGGTATACTAACATCTGTTGAAACTTCCGCGTTGCTTTTTGCCTTTCAATTCATTGTTAGAGCGTTATGTCTCTGGACCCAGTTGCGCAGTTTCTTTACCCAAATGATGCTCCGGTGACCCATaagcctgtgtgtgtgggagCTGATGGCAATTGCTTTTTTCGGGCTGTTGCAATGTCCTTGACAGGAAAGGAAGAAAATCACAAGCAACTCCGTCAGCAAGTTGCAGAACAGCTCTGCAACAAGCCACAGGCAATTGCAGCTGCTTTGATTGAAAAATCTTCGTCTTGTCCAGGTGTGAATCCTTCTTCACTCATTGCCACGTTTCTTTCTGATGAGAGTTACAGCGTGTTCAAAGCCGCAAAGGAAGTGGGAAAGGGCACTGAGGACAGTCTAGCTTTAGCTGTGGTGAAGGAGGGCAATGAGACAAAGAAATTTGGAAGTTGGTGTGGGATGGTGCAAGtctatggtgcagctgcagcaattgGTTGTTCCATCAACATGCACTACCCTGAGGTTAACCAACGTATCCGCCCCTTTATGAATACCATTGTACAACCTTTGGAATCTGCAACAAGTCAAAATAATGATATTCATATCATGTGGTCTAGCACAACTCAGCCAGCAACTCTTAAGGGAAATGTTCAACTCAATCACTTTGTGCCTTTGCTACCCAGATCAGCCACTAATCTCAGTTACCATGCCGAAAGTGACATTCCTGCCTCTGATTGCTGTGATGAGTCTGACTCTGACAAACTTGAATCTACCTTTGGCTTCAGTGATGATGAGAATGCCAgtgaatttgttgtaatgaaaACCCTTAGAAAATCAAGAAAGTCAAAGAGAATTGAACCAAAGTCATGGTCATTGTCTGGATTCCAACCTAAGAGCCCAAGGGTTTGTGCAATACCTTCGAACATGGATATTACAGTAGAAACTATGCATGAAGATTCTGGCATACCTGTTGACTCACACCACACTGCAGCCCAAGAAAGTCAAAATGGTGACAAGCCGGCATATGGCAATGCTTCTCGCACAACTCAACGTGCTATGGCTGCCACTGCTACTAAGCCAAAGGGTTCTGAAAGCAAGTCTTCCAAGATCAAGCAAACTCTTGATTCCTGGTTATTAagtaacaagaacaaacatgtacagaaaGACCAAAGGGAGATTACAAATAGTCATCCGATTACAACCATTCCAGAGCTTGCAAAAACACCAGTACGTCAAAATGTGTCATCAACCACATGCAGACGTCATATATCAAAAGAAACATTTATGGGGTGGAAAAGAAGTCATGAAGCTGATTATCAAACTATGTCATGGCTTAAatgtgaagtgatgaaagaTAATCCTTCAATGGTTGATATTTTGTGGTGTGAGGTGTGTCGAACATACCAATCTAAGGTATGTGGCACTAAGCATTTCTCCAGAACGTGGATTGATGGGTCAAGAAATCACAGAACCAACAATGTCATTGATCATGCTGGGAGTGCTCAGCATCAAGCTGCAATGTCCTACAAGCgaaaagaaacagcaagagagaggagagagccAGTGACGGATTACAGTGAGATTGCCAGAAGTTTTAAGATGAAGCTGGAGACCAAAGCaaggatgatgaagaaatttgaaatatgTTATTTTCTGGCAAAAGAAAACTTTCCATTTGTAAaatatccatctatctgtgcTCTTGAAAAACGACATGGTGTTGAGCTGGGAGAGGCATATTCAACTGATGTAGCAGCTAGTCACTTTGTGCATTATATTGCTGAAAGTCAGCGACAGcatttcaaacaaacagtggCAGCACCTTTCTTCAGCATCTTGATGGATAGTTCAGCTGACAAAGGAAAAGTGGAGAATGAGTTGTTTGCAATCA from Corticium candelabrum chromosome 22, ooCorCand1.1, whole genome shotgun sequence carries:
- the LOC134197228 gene encoding uncharacterized protein LOC134197228, with amino-acid sequence MSLDPVAQFLYPNDAPVTHKPVCVGADGNCFFRAVAMSLTGKEENHKQLRQQVAEQLCNKPQAIAAALIEKSSSCPGVNPSSLIATFLSDESYSVFKAAKEVGKGTEDSLALAVVKEGNETKKFGSWCGMVQVYGAAAAIGCSINMHYPEVNQRIRPFMNTIVQPLESATSQNNDIHIMWSSTTQPATLKGNVQLNHFVPLLPRSATNLSYHAESDIPASDCCDESDSDKLESTFGFSDDENASEFVVMKTLRKSRKSKRIEPKSWSLSGFQPKSPRVCAIPSNMDITVETMHEDSGIPVDSHHTAAQESQNGDKPAYGNASRTTQRAMAATATKPKGSESKSSKIKQTLDSWLLSNKNKHVQKDQREITNSHPITTIPELAKTPVRQNVSSTTCRRHISKETFMGWKRSHEADYQTMSWLKCEVMKDNPSMVDILWCEVCRTYQSKVCGTKHFSRTWIDGSRNHRTNNVIDHAGSAQHQAAMSYKRKETARERREPVTDYSEIARSFKMKLETKARMMKKFEICYFLAKENFPFVKYPSICALEKRHGVELGEAYSTDVAASHFVHYIAESQRQHFKQTVAAPFFSILMDSSADKGKVENELFAIIYSESDHTSEKLITRSRYFKVLEPSKADSAGLFDCLQEALKDMGIRDLMNPENVLQVKNLPILVGVGTDGAAVNISEIRGLKAKVQNVLPWIFWMWCFAHRLELASRDALSNPVFKEIDEMLLRIYYLYNKSPKKCRELRAIVNDLKEVYNFPRGGNLPVRASGSRWIVHKRRALHRVLDRYGAYMNHLASLCEDASLRSPDRQRLKGYLTKWTHAKIILSCAHYIDILDPAASLSLSLQEDDLDIIKAIQSVLKSHRAMEQLKETPLTNWFASRCVMDNLIESADGKMTYQGIELHHFNDVVVNSCRQ